tctagccgaggccgaggcctgccacagactccaatatgaagcggtgcgagacggtgtcgaatgctctcgtgatatcgagggcgaggatgcctcgaacgtctcttgttttaacgtcaaagacctgtctttttaggagcaacatgacatcttgcgtggaaaggtggggtcgaaaccctaccatgttgtgtgggaggagttcgtgttcctcaatgtagcgtgacactcggttttgaatgacgtgctcggctactttacccacgcatgaggtaagagagatagggcgtaaattgtcgaggttaagtggtttgccgggttttgggataaggaccaccgtggccgtgcgccattgcgttggtacctctcctgtttcccacacgtggttgatgtctttaaggagtagtgtaatggcctggtcgtctaagttacgtaagattcggttggttaccccgtcgggtcctgaggccgatctgctgttgaggttgtgtagcgcctctcgaacttctgcttccgtgaaggcagcgtctagttcgggagtggtgtcgcactttatgctcgggtaatcgttggggtgagcgtcgcctaatggaaggtaacgtttggcgatttctgccaggaaggactcttctgttccccctttcgctTTATGTAAGTGTAAAAGTCGGTCTAACGCGTGGCTGTGATTGTCCtttgtttggctgtcgtctaacatgcgtttcaggaggttccacttacctccggtccgcatgcggccgtcgaccgccgaacatagttcctgccattggagtcttgtgagctccgtacagtattgttcgatatctcggttgagtatcgcgatgcgtttgcgcaggcgtctgttgagacgttgttttcgccatcgcgcaagtatcgaggccttggcctcgagtaagtgtgcgaggtgagggtcaacccttgggacctccaattccgtttgtatggttttcgtggctctagctacgtcgccctttatcgcagagaggagctctgcgaaggaatcgtacgtgttcgtgtcttccttccgtaactggcggaagctatcccagtctgtaagggtgaaagaccggggtggggccgccgtgtttggtatttctgtgcgtatgacgaagtgatcgctgcccaggttctcttgcgtattcgtccatgtgtagtttgctacatttcggagtagcgtgaggtccggcgtagtatcgcgttgtgtcgacgtacccaatctggtggggaacctgtggtccgtcaccagggtgagggacaggtcgtcgatcgcgcgcgagaggttgttgccgctaggcttgattgtggggtaaccccacgacgggtggggggcgttgaagtcccctgcgataatgagcggtgagtttcgtgccaatgatgtggctttagtaaggatcgcgtggaaagattgtttgtagtgcgcgggggagctgtagacgtttagtacaaaaatgctttgttttagaaGTCGATTAggtacgagctcgattaggatcgcctcgatgcgactgtttttcggAAGGACGTTATGCACGATAtgcgcgaattttctattaacgagcgtggcgatgcctctcctggcgtcccctcctttttgggagacggggctgtaccctgagagcgtgagggtttcacatagggtttcttgtaatagtattacgtgcggctttttgggttgaattttgaggtactgttgcagcgaggatttgcgtttcgcgtagctagcgcaattccactgccaaatttctaaggtgtcccgtgtcgtgttagccatgatggttttgcgggggatttattggtgacgaggggtgcgtcgtcgtgtccatctgttgtggctgactagctttgtttttaatttttatggcgactttattttcgaccacctctacacgattcgttaggatacgaatactttctaggttctctcgcgtgaggcgcagaatttcgcctagggtgtcttgcggtgcattactctcttcttccgtctctgggagcggagggggcttgcgtttggctgtgctaacttttacgtttgtctcctggggtggtgcttgtttgggagctttaaggttttgaatctcctgttttgcgtcattaagctgcgctgtaagcacttgtatggtggcccggagacccgctagttcctgtcgtagggctgtgactatctcgctctcatgctcgggcaatgaagaccgcgttacctgtctggtagatgaaacgtcccgttgctgctgctggtgatgtctccctcgtactcggtcggcccacgtcagttccgtggggccggatgtagggcgccccctggagcaggaccggctgctgcgtcgtcccctggagcgggagcggctgctgcgtagggcgctgcggcgctcgggtgtcggcgtgaccgagcgactccttgtggtcgctacgggAATACCCGAGGTGGCGGCCGAGTCCCTGTGACTGGCGCCGCTTGGTCCTTGGGAGCGGCTACGGCCGCGtcggttgcgtctgcggcggcgtctctgtcgAACGATGTAAGGGACCTGAAACTTGCGcttgcagtccttgtcggcggtggggTGCGGTCCGCCGCACAGGGTGCAGTGAGGGGAACACTGGTGATCTTCCGCTGGAGTTTTGATGCCACACTTCCGGCACCACGTCGTACTGGGGTTAGGGCAGacatccgcgcggtgaccgatgttgccacagttgtagcaaacttctgtgtgtctgcgaaagagtgtgcatcgaacaatgcttgctccgcagtagatgtaatttggtacttgcattccttggaaaaggattgtcacggctgtggtgttcttgattctcttcacctccaaggcgttggggttgcgtttcgtgacgatcagttctcggagttgggagtcgttgagctcgaggtcaatgcctcggactacgcctttgcaggtatCATCGGGTGGCGCCGGGTATACTGCGACCCGATACGTAGTGTCTTTCATGCGAATttgttgcaccgtggcgtatgctcttgcattacgttcgctgggggtgcagatgatgaagatattctgagttacgttggggcagatggagtcttccgtgaggtcttgaggagccagggctgccgccattgccagggcttgctcaacctgcactggtgtAGATTTGGCCACGTTAAGACCGTCTCGGGGTCTCACTATTatacggaacgtgtccctcggtagctgagggagtctcgaggtagcgacgaggcgctggtatgcgctgttcggtccggcggtgcgctcaccgtcccttcgtctgccacgAGTACTTGAACTTGCTCCTTGTGGTTGACTGGCCTTTACCTTGCGTGATTTGCGGTTATACGCCGCAATCCAGCCCGGGTCATTCGCATCTTCCGGCGATATCGTCTCACCGGGGACGATTTCCATTGCGGCAATGACTGACTTGCGGTGTTAGGCCTAGGCCTACCCGCCTTTGAACGACGAGGTTGAGAATTCGAatgcagaaaatgttgagaaagaatccacccaccgaaataaatccggtatccacggaatccgtgtaacttgctgctttcgttggtacacaattca
This genomic window from Dermacentor albipictus isolate Rhodes 1998 colony chromosome 9, USDA_Dalb.pri_finalv2, whole genome shotgun sequence contains:
- the LOC139049419 gene encoding uncharacterized protein; translated protein: MAAALAPQDLTEDSICPNVTQNIFIICTPSERNARAYATVQQIRMKDTTYRVAVYPAPPDDTCKGVVRGIDLELNDSQLRELIVTKRNPNALEVKRIKNTTAVTILFQGMQVPNYIYCGASIVRCTLFRRHTEVCYNCGNIGHRADVCPNPSTTWCRKCGIKTPAEDHQCSPHCTLCGGPHPTADKDCKRKFQVPYIVRQRRRRRRNRRGRSRSQGPSGASHRDSAATSGIPVATTRSRSVTPTPERRSALRSSRSRSRGRRSSRSCSRGRPTSGPTELTWADRVRGRHHQQQQRDVSSTRQMTSPSGAREAPWQTWSRHYSLP